In the Topomyia yanbarensis strain Yona2022 chromosome 3, ASM3024719v1, whole genome shotgun sequence genome, one interval contains:
- the LOC131688925 gene encoding phospholipid scramblase 2-like — MNMEKAEYQNDVVKQPPPLYLPPTGPPISKQPFPCETVPPLEFTNCPGGLESLLDTEVMKFKQEINWLQIFCGVDMRINFDLSNQHDTMIFRMEETEDCCMRNCVPHGFRTGSKMIKPDGWLALQFNREGRCVFNCCTPCCCYPLPFSSERLSVRAANGVLLGVVQQDWSIWTSRFSVLDAEGKTVLKIEGPKLNFACFGDIQYRIVALNGSEVGSITKHYAGFVCDACADFDDFTINFPRDLDVTVKATLLGAVNLINFLFFQGSLRRLAIGVCFGSLRVAVNPR, encoded by the exons ATGAACATGGAGAAAGCGGAATATCAGAATGATGTCGTGAAGCAG CCTCCACCATTGTATTTGCCCCCCACAGGGCCACCAATCAGTAAGCAGCCCTTTCCATGCGAGACCGTGCCACCGCTTGAATTTACCAACTGCCCAGGAGGACTAGAATCACTGCTCGATACCGAAGTCATGAAGTTTAAACAAGAAATCAACTGGCTGCAAATCTTCTGCGGCGTCGATATGCGCATCAATTTCGACCTGTCGAACCAACACGACACGATGATCTTCCGCATGGAAGAGACGGAAGATTGCTGCATGAGAAATTGCGTTCCTCATGGTTTTCGAACTGGCTCGAAAATGATCAAACCAGATGGCTGGTTGGCTTTGCAGTTTAACCGGGAAGGACGCTGTGTATTCAACTGTTGCACACCATGCTGTTGCTATCCGCTGCCGTTCAGCAGCGAACGGTTGTCCGTTCGGGCGGCAAATGGTGTACTGTTGGGCGTCGTACAACAGGACTGGTCTATTTGGACGTCGCGGTTCAGTGTTCTGGATGCTGAAGGAAAGACGGTGCTGAAAATTGAAGGTCCCAAATTGAACTTTGCTTGCTTTGGTGACATTCAGTACAGAATCGTTGCACTGAACGGTTCTGAGGTGGGAAGCATTACGAAGCACTACGCGGGATTTGTTTGCGATGCTTGTGCCGATTTCGATGATTTCACCATCAACTTTCCACGCGACTTGGATGTCACCGTGAAAGCTACGCTGCTTGGTGCCGTCAATCTGATA AACTTCCTATTCTTCCAAGGATCTTTGCGACGGTTGGCAATCGGAGTTTGTTTTGGATCACTGCGCGTTGCAGTCAACCCtagatga
- the LOC131688280 gene encoding jerky protein homolog-like — protein MDIASGSKQKRKQRTLTLVEKVKIIEDFENGGDTHESLARKYGVGSSSVTRFLQHKDELRAKLVVYREHGIQSRRTLKEQHLPLMEESLYLWILQQREANIIVTSEALRVKGELLLHEIQKHGYYVGQNFAFSDGWVRSLRNRFGLHVKRVAEEKASADIGAYLKFKEILMTRIVESDLKKCQIYNADESAIFVKLLASRSVVLANETKASGRKLNKMRYTFMPCCNADGSNKLKLMFIGSAAKPRSLATKELLPVSYYNSKKAWMTRELFRTWFYREFVPTVREFSKEFNLEPKALLVLDNCTAHYDGGDDLKSDDGLIEVIYLPRNVTSECQPMDQAVINAIKLRYKRKLMLKLVLEDEDLKFEGRLKKISLQQSIDWLSTAWNEISTSTIENSWKKLIAHFPKSDWSSVDAGESDNGDDLKALITAVDALAGTTTSSEEIESWIVDHVYDYDKNPAWLTSAVFTDQEIVNSVLGLNDSHSIDSYPEESADNTSSASVEEQQQEPEFTRAIQSLDCLMRFVQNDASDVSRFKSLRTKLIENEWRKRTL, from the exons ATGGATATTGCGTCTGGATCCAAACAGAAACGTAAGCAGAGAACGCTTACGTTGGTTGAGAAGGTTAaaattatagaggattttgaaaatggcggtGACACACACGAATCGCTTGCTAGAAAATATGGTGTAGGATCGTCCTCTGTAACTCGATTCTTGCAGCACAAGGATGAATTGCGAGCCAAACTAGTTGTTTATAGAGAACACGGTATCCAAAGTCGAAGAACGTTGAAGGAGCAGCATTTACCTCTAATGGAAGAATCTCTTTATTTATGGATTCTCCAACAGAGGGAAGCCAATATTATTGTTACATCAGAAGCACTACGGGTGAAGGGAGAATTGTTGTTGCATGAGATTCAGAAACACGGGTATTACGTGGGGCAGAATTTTGCATTTTCGGATGGATGGGTACGAAGTTTAAGAAACCGTTTTGGATTGCATGTAAAGCGTGTAGCTGAAGAAAAAGCTTCCGCGGATATAGGCGCATACTTGaagtttaaggagattttgatgACGAGAATTGTCGAATCGGACTTGAAAAAGTGCCAAATATACAACGCTGATGAATCTGCTATTTTTGTAAAGTTGCTAGCATCACGAAGTGTAGTCCTTGCAAACGAGACAAAGGCATCTGGGCGTAAATTAAACAAGATGCGCTATACATTCATGCCATGTTGTAATGCCGATGGCTCAAATAAACTTAAACTGATGTTTATCGGATCCGCGGCCAAACCACGCTCGCTTGCTACCAAGGAACTTCTACCCGTATCATATTATAATTCCAAGAAAGCTTGGATGACGCGAGAGCTTTTTCGAACATGGTTCTATCGCGAATTCGTACCAACGGTAAGGGAGTTCTCCAAGGAATTTAATTTAGAGCCCAAGGCGTTACTGGTGCTTGATAATTGCACAGCACATTACGACGGAGGAGACGATTTGAAATCGGATGATGGATTAATTGAG GTAATTTATCTACCACGAAACGTTACTTCCGAGTGTCAGCCTATGGACCAGGCAGTGATTAACGCTATAAAATTGAGATACAAACGGAAGCTTATGCTTAAATTAGTACTGGAAGAtgaggatctcaagttcgaaggCCGACTTAAAAAAATCTCACTACAGCAGAGTATTGATTGGTTGTCAACCGCGTGGAATGAAATCAGTACTTCTACAATTGAAAACTCGTGGAAGAAACTGATCGCTCATTTTCCTAAAAGCGATTGGAGTTCAGTGGATGCTGGTGAGTCCGACAATGGAGATGACTTAAAAGCTCTGATCACGGCAGTAGATGCTCTGGCTGGCACCACTACGTCCAGTGAAGAGATCGAATCATGGATAGTCGACCATGTTTACGATTATGATAAAAACCCGGCATGGCTCACGAGTGCAGTGTTCACCGATCAAGAAATAGTCAATTCTGTGCTAGGATTAAACGATTCACACTCTATAGATTCTTACCCGGAAGAATCAGCCGACAATACATCATCTGCAAGTGTAGAAGAGCAGCAACAGGAACCAGAGTTTACGCGAGCTATTCAATCTTTGGACTGTTTGATGCGTTTCGTGCAGAATGACGCCTCGGACGTAAGCCGTTTCAAATCATTGAGAACAAAGTTGATCGAAAACGAATGGCGTAAACGAACTTTATAA